A genomic segment from Agelaius phoeniceus isolate bAgePho1 chromosome 2, bAgePho1.hap1, whole genome shotgun sequence encodes:
- the P2RY6 gene encoding P2Y purinoceptor 6 has translation MANLTAMSSGRNSCTYHEEFKQVLLPLVYSVVFVVGLPLNAVVIGQIWLARQALSRSTIYMLNLAVADLLYVCSLPLLIYNYTQKDYWPFGDFTCKFVRFQFYTNLHSSIFFLTCISVQRYLGICHPLASWHKKKGKKLTWLVCAAVWFIVIAQCLPTFIFASTGTQRNRTVCYDLSAPDRSAAYFPYGITLTFTGFLLPFVAILACYCSMARILCQKDELIGLAVHKRKDKAVRMVIIVVIVFSISFLPFHLTKTIYLIVRSSPALPCPALQAFAIAYKCTRPFASMNSVLDPILFYFTQRKFRESTRYLLDKVSSKWRHDHCVTYGS, from the coding sequence ATGGCCAACCTGACAGCCATGAGCAGCGGGAGGAACTCGTGCACCTACCACGAGGAGTTcaagcaggtgctgctgcccctggtgtACTCGGTGGTGTTCGTGGTGGGGCTGCCCCTCAACGCCGTGGTCATCGGGCAGATCTGGTTGGCGCGGCAGGCGCTGAGCCGCAGCACCATCTACATGCTCAACCTGGCCGTGGCCGACCTGCTCTACGTCTGCTCCCTGCCTCTCCTCATCTACAACTACACCCAGAAGGACTACTGGCCTTTCGGGGACTTCACCTGCAAATTCGTGCGCTTCCAGTTCTACAccaacctgcacagcagcatctTCTTCCTCACCTGCATCAGTGTCCAGCGCTACCTGGGCATCTGCCACCCCTTGGCCTCGTGGCACAAGAAGAAGGGCAAGAAGCTGACGTGGCTGGTGTGCGCGGCCGTGTGGTTCATCGTCATCGCCCAGTGCCTGCCCACCTTCATCTTCGCCTCCACGGGCACGCAGAGGAACCGCACGGTCTGCTACGACCTGAGCGCGCCCGACCGCTCCGCCGCCTACTTCCCCTACGGCATCACCCTCACCTTCACCGGCTTCCTGCTGCCCTTCGTGGCCATCCTGGCCTGCTACTGCAGCATGGCCCGCATCCTGTGCCAGAAGGACGAGCTGATCGGCCTGGCCGTGCACAAGAGGAAGGACAAAGCCGTGCGCATGGTCATCATCGTGGTCATCGTCTTCTCCATCAGCTTCTTGCCCTTCCACCTCACCAAGACCATCTACCTGATCGTGCGCTCCTcgcccgccctgccctgcccggccctgcAGGCCTTCGCCATCGCCTACAAGTGCACGCGGCCCTTCGCCAGCATGAACAGCGTGCTCGACCCCATCCTCTTCTATTTCACGCAGCGCAAGTTCCGCGAGAGCACGCGCTACCTCCTCGACAAGGTGAGCTCCAAGTGGCGCCACGACCACTGCGTCACCTACGGCTCCTAG